In the Bacillus sp. FJAT-42376 genome, AAGAAGAAATTATATCTGTACCTCGCAGCAGGGACGGCTGGAAATATCATGGTTGGACTTGGCATTCTTCAGTATTTTATAGCCCGTCAAGATGCAGATGTCTATTTTCTGCCTCTTATTGGCTTTGCGCTCGTTACGAACTACATCTATTTTCTGGAAAAGAAGGCCGGTGTAGGCAAAAAGGTGATATGGATTCAGTCAGGGGCGGCTATTTTAATTTTTGGAGCAGCCCTCCTGTTTCTATGAGAAAAAGGATGGACTGGCTAGAGCAGGGAAAAAGATTCGCTCGTCTTTTTTCCTGCCTGCCGCTAGGAGCATCCTATCATTTTTAACCATCTATCCCATTCTTTACAATCACTTAACCATCTTTACAAGCCCCGCCTGTATAATTCAGCTTGTATTCAAAATGAACAAAACGGAGGCTGAAAGAATGAACAAGCTGTTAAAGTTTGGTGCGATGATTGCTCTTGTTTTTGCCCTGACGTTTGGTGGAGTAAGTGCTGGATCTTTAAAGGAAGCTCCTGAAGCGAAGGCGGCTGCTCTGGAAATGTATCCAACTAGTTTTACCGGTATTATTGATTACCTGAAAGCGTATGGAGAATTGCCCGCGAATTTTGTAACGAAATCGGTCGCTTCCCAGTATGGCTGGGTATCTAGCCAATGCAACCTGGCAGACGTTCTTCCCGGATACAGCATCGGCGGAGATGTGTTTTCGAACCGGGAAGGAAAGCTTCCTTCTAAATCGGGCCGTGTGTATTATGAAGCGGATGCCTATTATACATCCGGGTGCAGGAACGCATCTAGAGTGGTTTATTCCAATGACGGCCTTTACTACACAACAAGCGATCACTACGCTACGTTTAAAAGAGTCTATTAATAAACATGAGGGGACTTGCTTCTTAACAGCAAGTCCTATTTAATGAAAATGAATACATACTTAGCCTTGAGGTGAATCAAGTGACTGAACTGGTAGTGAACGGGAAAAATCTGCAGACCGTGAAGGAGATTCATCAGTTTTTCAAGACCGGGCTTTCCTTCCCGGATTTTTACGGCGAAAACCTGGATGCCCTGTACGATTGTTTACTGGATTATGCGATGCCCCCGATGGTGATCAAATGGGTTCATTTTGATGAAAGTCTGAAAAACCTCGGGGATCAGGCGAACAAGCTGGCAGATGTTCTGATGGAGGCATCAGAGGAAGTCAGCGGGCTGAAGGTTATCATTGAAAAATAGAGAGAAAAGACTTCCCATTGAACCGGGAAGTCTTTTCTTATTTGCGCAATGGTACTTGCACGGTTTCGTTCTCATCAAAATCTCTCAATGGGGACTCCGGGTGAAAAGAGGTGAGTTCTTCCTGTCTTCTTGTTTCAGGGTAAGGCTGTCTCCCTAATGAGCGGTACCGGATATGGAATTCTTCTTCGTATTCAGGGGTGTCGGATTTGGGAGGGGATTGTTTCATGCCTTCGATCCATGTCTCGAACCGGTACGTTCCCCGGTCGATAATGGCGCACAGGTCTTCAAGGGATTCGGTCAGATCGTTTAAGCAGTCCATTCCGTTTCGCAGCAGGATGCCCTTCGCATTGGCTTTTTCAATTGAATGCTCGAGTCTGTATGCTTCCTGGTTGTAAATAAACTGAATATAGCAGCTGTTGCGGTCCCAATTGAACTCGTAGTCTTCGATTTTCAGGCGCTTTATCACTTTTACAAGCTTTAATTCACAAACGTTTTGTTCTTTGTGGGGGAGGCCCCTGAATAGAACATTTTTGAAAAAACGATTCTTGAACATGTCCGTCACCGTCCTTTAAATTTGTGCCAAGCTTTTCTCTTGTTCTAGTAATTTCTACAAAAGGGACAAAATCCCTGCATAAAAAGTGTGCGGAATAAGGATAAATGGAGACTCCCTAAAGGAAGTCTCCATTTGTTAACACGAGCGGCTATCCGTCCTGCCTTAATACTGATCCGAAGGAAACACCCGATGCGCTCTGAAAAACGGGCTCAAGTCCTGGCCGGTGGATTTCTCCATGGCGGCAATAAAGTCTTTTGTCGTCGTAATCCCGAATTTCTTTTCGTTAAAATAGGCTTTCATCGCTTTATAAAACGCATCATCGCCGACTTCGAGGCGGAGGTCGTTCAGCGTTGTGGAGCCGTAGTCATAGATGGTGTAGTAGTAGGCATTGATCCCTTCGTCACCTCTGGCGGTAAAGTCAGATACTTTGCTTGAGACGTGATAGGACTCATCCGGAAGCGGAGGGACATTTAATTCATCCAGGCTGTTGTCATAAAGGGCTGCGGCATAGCTTGCGAATGATTCATCCAGCCATGGCTCATCGTATTCGTTATCGCCGATAATGCCGTAGAACCATTGGTGGCCGATTTCGTGGGCGTTCACTGATTTTACCCATTCCTGGCTTCTTCGTTCATTTAAGCTGATCATGACAAGCTGAGGATATTCCATGCCGCCGAACCAGCCTTCCATTGACACGACATCAAGCTCCGGCCAAGGGTATTTCCCGAATTTTTCACTGAACAGCTCGATGCTGTCTATGCCCGATTCAAGGAGCGAAGCGGCATATTTCGAATATTTGTCATCGTAATAAACGTTCACTTTTACCCCGTTTACTTTAGATGACAAGATTTTGTAGGTCGGATTCATTTCCATCGCAAAGTCACGCACATTTTCTGCTTTGTAGCGGTGGGTGGCAAGCTCTCCGTTTATACGTGGTTTCCCTTCTTCTGTACCCGTTGCCGCGATGACCTGCTTGCGGTCAGTTGTAACCGTGACGTCGTATTTGCCTGTTAGTGAATAGAACGATTCCCCCGCGTTAAAATAAGGGTCGACATTCCAGCCTTCCTCGTCATACACCGATAAAATCGGGAACCAGTTGCCCATTGAGACGGTGTCGCCATACCAGCCGAAGCGGTCCTGCTGCTCAGGGAACGCAACGCTGAAATTCATGGATACAGAGGCTTTTCTATTTTTTGCAAGAGATAAGTTCTGAATATGCAAGGCGGTATCCTTTACTTCGAATGCCGCTTTTGTCCCGTTTACCCGGATATCCGAGACATCCATACTGCCGCCTTTTTCTTTAAAGATATCCGCTTTTCCCCATAGATTGAAGTACAGTTCACTGAGGTTGTTCTTTACATTGTTTTTGAAGGTGACAGTCATTTTCCCTGTCAGTTTATGCGTTTTGGAATCGTACTTCACATCCATTATGTAGGATGGATCCGCAGGTCCCCTGACGTTGTCCCCGACGGTCTTATCTTTTTTCCCGGAGCTTTTGAAAACGGGCAGCGGTGCAGGATTAGAAGATGGTTTGTAAGCGGCCTGACTGGTACTGTACCCCTCTTGTTTTGCCTGTGCCGGCAGTGTAAATCCTGCCGACAATGCGGCGATGGACAGGCATGCGGCCCATTTTTTCAAAGTGAGCTTATTCATCCAATCAATTCCTCCTTCTACTCGGTTAGGTAAGTAATTCGATATTCGAAATAACTTCCCTTGAACCGTTTGTAGGATTTTGGGAAAATCAGGAGATAGGAAAGGAATCCTGTGCAGGGCCGTCAAGAGGTGTCGAATGAAGCCGCAAGCCATTAAAAAGAAGGGGGAAAGGAGTGGTTAAAAAGACCAAGGCCTTTCCGGCGGGAAAGGCATTAGGAAGAAACGGTTTTTACTTCAGCCCCGTCTGATAGTCTCAGAGAGCTTTCCTTCCTGAAAGCTTTTAGCGGCATAGCTGATATCCCAGCCTTTTTTTCTTTCTTTAGAAGGTATAGGCAACGGTATGGAATTTATCGCAATCTTCTCCGTCTTCCCTGGCTAAGCTTTCTTTTCCGCCGGCGATTTGTTCTGCTTCTTCAAGACTGCTATTGAAGGAAAAAGGGCTTTATCATTCTGTGCTTTTCTCCTTAAAAGCTAGTAAATGAACGGCTCCGATACTTTTTTCCCTCTTCTGTGTCAAATAAAAAGGCTGCCGGCAATTTGCCCGGCAGCCTGCTTATTATTCGGTTTCTCCTAAAAATTCCTTTAGTGCCGTTTGATTTTTTTCAAGATCCAGGTCCAGAACCGCTCCCGCCCGCTGGAAAGTCTTCGGTTCATAGGTCCCGTCCGCCGGAATTCGAAGAGTTTCAATGCCTTCATCCCGGTTTGTAAGGTAAGAGGTGGCGAGAGACAGCACTTCGCCTGAATCGATATTCGTATTGATATAAGGCTGAATGGTCCCGAGCAATTGTGGTGCCTTTACGACGCCGTTTAGGGTCAGGAGCTCACTGGTCACCTTGCCGATAATCTCCTGCTGCCGTTTAATCCGGCCGAAGTCGCTTTGGGCATCTTTTCTGAACCGGACATAGGCCAGGGTCTGTTTTCCATCAAGCCGCTGCAATCCCGGCTCAAGAATCATCCCAATATCCTTGGACATCCGTTTTTCGACATTGACTTCCAGTCCATCCGGGAAAGCGGTATCGATAATTTGAGAGAATCCTTTAAAATCGACTAATGCATAGTATTGGACATCGACATCAAAGTTTTCTTTGATGGTTTTTCTGAGAAGCTCAGCTCCGCCTATGGAATAGGCTGAATTGATTTTCATTTTTTCGTGACCCGGAATATCAACATAGGAATCCCGCATGATGGAGACAAGTTTAGCTGTTTTTGCATCGTGATCGTATTGGCCAATCATAATGGTATCGGTCCGGGATTTTTCTTCTCCCCGGGAGTCGATTCCAAGCAGCAGAACATTTACCTTGCCTTTTGTCATTACGCCATTAAAATCAACTTCCTGTTTATGAACATCTGTTGCTTTCATGGATTGATCGAGTGCTGTTTTATATTGAATATAGAAAAAGAGGACGGTGCTTGCTAGGAGAAGGAGGAATATGAGTAAAAAGACTTTGCGTGTTTTCCGGCTGCTTTTCTTTTTCTTGCCTCGGTCCAGGCGGCTTGTTTCAATCATCGCGGCTTCCTTTCATAAAGCGTCTTGTGCATATTATATCAAAAATTGTCAAAACGCGGAAAAGTTTTTGAAGCCGGGAAATACTTGGGCAGGCAATTCGGACAGGCAGTGAAGCGGTCCTGCAGCAGGATTGCTGCGTCTAAAGGCGCTTTTCAGAGCAAAAGGAAAAAGAGGCCGGTTTCATACCAGCCTCTTGATCGTATCATGATGATTGGGCTCCCGAACGGAAGTGTTTGATCTCTATTTTTTCAAACACAGCCGGCCCGCCTTCAGAGAATAGGGTGATTCCCTGATCAGACGGTTCTGGAAACACCTGATTGGACAGAACGCTTTTCCCGTCATCTACAAATACCTCGACGCTTGTCCGGTCCACCAATATTTTAACATGGACCTTTTTCTTGCCTGCGTCAAAAGGCGCTTTGCTTTCCACATATTTTTTGCTTTCATCCGGCTGTCCCGTGAAGCCCCTGTTCACATACGCGAGCCCCTGATCAGGGAGAAAACCGATATCAATGTGACGCTTTTGATCATCGGATTCGCGCAGCCGCAATCCGATGTTCTTAGCCTGGTCCCATGTCATATCGGCATCCATCTGATAGGTGTCCCCCTTCGTATCGAGTGTTTTGGATCCATTCACTTCTAGGCGGCTGATCGTATCCGCTGACTCGGTTAATTGACCGAGTGTCTGGACAGGCTGGGAAGTTAAGCTGTAGCTTTGATCTGCCTGCTTTTTAAGCCCAATCTCACGGACAATGGAATCCACTCCGTTGAACCCTTCCTTTACGGTTGGGGTGTTGTGGGGATAATCCCAGTTATTCATCCATGCCAATGCAAAACGCTTAGTCAATGGGTCTTCGCTTTTTCCATCTTCAAACGTCACGCCGCCGTACCAGTCAAAACCGTAATCCAGCCACTGGGGCTCCTGGTTTTCGGCAGTAAACGTTTTTCCGTCATAGGTGCCTGTCCAATACGCATACGTATTTGGTTTTCCGGCAGCTTTCCCATTTGCACTTGCCCCCATAACCCATTTGACCGTGCCGTCATCGGCACGCATCTGGAAAAGGTCCGGACATTCAATCAGCCCGATGTTTTCTGTTTTGAATTCTCCGGTATACGTCCAATCTTTCAAATTCCCGGACTCATAAAAACCGATTTTATCTCCTTCCGCCATGGTCATGACCCACTTCTGAT is a window encoding:
- a CDS encoding ribonuclease domain-containing protein; this encodes MNKLLKFGAMIALVFALTFGGVSAGSLKEAPEAKAAALEMYPTSFTGIIDYLKAYGELPANFVTKSVASQYGWVSSQCNLADVLPGYSIGGDVFSNREGKLPSKSGRVYYEADAYYTSGCRNASRVVYSNDGLYYTTSDHYATFKRVY
- a CDS encoding barstar family protein, producing MTELVVNGKNLQTVKEIHQFFKTGLSFPDFYGENLDALYDCLLDYAMPPMVIKWVHFDESLKNLGDQANKLADVLMEASEEVSGLKVIIEK
- a CDS encoding M1 family metallopeptidase; the encoded protein is MNKLTLKKWAACLSIAALSAGFTLPAQAKQEGYSTSQAAYKPSSNPAPLPVFKSSGKKDKTVGDNVRGPADPSYIMDVKYDSKTHKLTGKMTVTFKNNVKNNLSELYFNLWGKADIFKEKGGSMDVSDIRVNGTKAAFEVKDTALHIQNLSLAKNRKASVSMNFSVAFPEQQDRFGWYGDTVSMGNWFPILSVYDEEGWNVDPYFNAGESFYSLTGKYDVTVTTDRKQVIAATGTEEGKPRINGELATHRYKAENVRDFAMEMNPTYKILSSKVNGVKVNVYYDDKYSKYAASLLESGIDSIELFSEKFGKYPWPELDVVSMEGWFGGMEYPQLVMISLNERRSQEWVKSVNAHEIGHQWFYGIIGDNEYDEPWLDESFASYAAALYDNSLDELNVPPLPDESYHVSSKVSDFTARGDEGINAYYYTIYDYGSTTLNDLRLEVGDDAFYKAMKAYFNEKKFGITTTKDFIAAMEKSTGQDLSPFFRAHRVFPSDQY
- a CDS encoding LCP family protein, with the protein product MIETSRLDRGKKKKSSRKTRKVFLLIFLLLLASTVLFFYIQYKTALDQSMKATDVHKQEVDFNGVMTKGKVNVLLLGIDSRGEEKSRTDTIMIGQYDHDAKTAKLVSIMRDSYVDIPGHEKMKINSAYSIGGAELLRKTIKENFDVDVQYYALVDFKGFSQIIDTAFPDGLEVNVEKRMSKDIGMILEPGLQRLDGKQTLAYVRFRKDAQSDFGRIKRQQEIIGKVTSELLTLNGVVKAPQLLGTIQPYINTNIDSGEVLSLATSYLTNRDEGIETLRIPADGTYEPKTFQRAGAVLDLDLEKNQTALKEFLGETE
- a CDS encoding glycoside hydrolase family 32 protein, whose product is MLGLFTMMTIKWQDGKKQPDPKPAPPQESSSYRPAFHFSTPDKWKNDPQKPVFFDGKYHYYYLYNGNYPDGGGTEWRHASSEDLASWKDEGVAIPKFTNKNGDIWSGSVVEDKKNTAGFGEGAIVSLVTQPSADGGKQEQYLWYSTDRGKTFQSFSDEPVLSNPGTEVFRDPKVIKDDEHQKWVMTMAEGDKIGFYESGNLKDWTYTGEFKTENIGLIECPDLFQMRADDGTVKWVMGASANGKAAGKPNTYAYWTGTYDGKTFTAENQEPQWLDYGFDWYGGVTFEDGKSEDPLTKRFALAWMNNWDYPHNTPTVKEGFNGVDSIVREIGLKKQADQSYSLTSQPVQTLGQLTESADTISRLEVNGSKTLDTKGDTYQMDADMTWDQAKNIGLRLRESDDQKRHIDIGFLPDQGLAYVNRGFTGQPDESKKYVESKAPFDAGKKKVHVKILVDRTSVEVFVDDGKSVLSNQVFPEPSDQGITLFSEGGPAVFEKIEIKHFRSGAQSS